In Endomicrobiales bacterium, one genomic interval encodes:
- a CDS encoding helix-turn-helix transcriptional regulator: protein MSIKSKITADTLKTLEKITKNKLTLGKLLCAIREGEEIPQIKFAEMLGISKQHLCDLEHNRKCISPKLAANYAKKLGYSSEQFIQLALQDIVNRAGLCVTINVIPKSNYSHLSRSVN from the coding sequence ATGAGTATTAAAAGCAAAATTACTGCAGATACACTAAAAACTTTGGAAAAAATCACCAAAAATAAATTGACGCTCGGAAAACTTTTGTGTGCAATTCGGGAGGGCGAAGAAATTCCGCAAATTAAATTTGCAGAAATGCTTGGAATTTCAAAACAACACTTATGCGATTTAGAGCATAATCGCAAATGCATCAGTCCGAAGCTTGCAGCCAACTATGCAAAAAAACTCGGCTATTCTTCAGAACAATTTATTCAATTGGCACTCCAAGATATTGTTAATCGCGCTGGTTTATGTGTAACAATTAATGTAATACCAAAATCAAATTACTCGCATTTATCTAGATCAGTTAACTAA
- a CDS encoding acetate/propionate family kinase, whose protein sequence is MKFAVFTIKDAALCKTHSGLVERITTNPHLRIKDYAGAIKFDADINLTSADVDPYELAIYKILELLKEYNVTVVAAGHRVVHGALKYQHPVIVTPEIVDYLSTLEPLAPLHQPFNLRGIEVFTKKFPTLKQIACFDTSFHFTCNDLTRLFAIPKKYRDAGLIRYGFHGLSYEYIVSQFDKYLPKEKTNGKVIIAHLGQGASMCAVHNKKSLANTFGFSVLDGLPMGTRCGNFDPGAILYLMKNYGLGYEELSQLLYKESGLLGVSGVSSDMRELFASDSKDAKLAIDLFVYRSCSWIASLAAELQGIDGIIFTAGIGENSPQIREKICMRLEWLGAKIDVEKNAKNAATIHRPESKLFLHVIPTDEELMIAEQTLRMI, encoded by the coding sequence ATGAAGTTTGCGGTTTTTACTATTAAAGATGCGGCGCTTTGTAAAACTCATAGCGGATTAGTGGAACGCATCACCACCAATCCACATCTACGCATCAAAGATTACGCCGGAGCAATTAAATTTGATGCTGATATAAATTTAACTTCTGCTGACGTTGACCCGTATGAGCTCGCAATTTATAAAATATTAGAATTATTGAAAGAATACAACGTTACGGTTGTTGCAGCCGGCCATCGTGTGGTGCATGGAGCTTTAAAATATCAACATCCAGTCATAGTTACACCAGAAATAGTTGATTATTTATCAACACTTGAGCCGCTTGCACCTCTGCACCAGCCATTCAATTTGCGTGGCATCGAAGTATTCACCAAAAAATTCCCCACCCTGAAACAAATCGCCTGTTTTGATACATCATTTCATTTTACCTGCAATGATTTAACTCGGCTCTTTGCAATTCCAAAAAAATACCGCGACGCAGGTTTAATTCGCTACGGTTTTCATGGGCTTTCTTATGAGTATATAGTTTCACAGTTTGATAAATATCTACCAAAAGAAAAGACAAACGGCAAAGTTATCATTGCGCATTTAGGGCAGGGCGCAAGCATGTGTGCGGTACATAATAAAAAAAGCCTTGCAAATACCTTTGGTTTTTCAGTATTAGACGGTTTACCAATGGGCACGCGTTGCGGCAATTTTGATCCAGGCGCAATTTTATATTTAATGAAAAACTATGGGCTCGGTTATGAAGAACTATCGCAGCTTCTCTACAAAGAGTCTGGATTATTAGGTGTTTCTGGGGTTAGCTCAGATATGCGCGAATTGTTCGCTTCAGATAGCAAAGATGCAAAATTAGCTATCGATTTATTTGTATATCGCTCATGCAGTTGGATTGCCTCTTTGGCTGCAGAATTACAAGGTATTGATGGCATTATTTTTACTGCAGGTATTGGCGAAAATTCCCCGCAAATTCGTGAAAAAATTTGCATGCGCTTAGAGTGGCTCGGTGCCAAAATTGATGTAGAAAAAAATGCAAAAAACGCTGCAACCATTCACCGCCCCGAAAGCAAATTATTTTTGCATGTCATCCCAACCGATGAAGAGCTAATGATTGCCGAACAAACTTTGCGCATGATTTAA